In a single window of the Zea mays cultivar B73 chromosome 5, Zm-B73-REFERENCE-NAM-5.0, whole genome shotgun sequence genome:
- the LOC103626324 gene encoding replication protein A 70 kDa DNA-binding subunit B isoform X1, whose product MGDILIPSLMVGDCSHSLCVRASRLWEFLDPQDDSRLLHTDLVLLDEEGNSIHAQIYPPLCQQFSALLDEGAVYNLKYFLVRKANRFYKPVENCNMISFTKWTTVEVVLQIPPAFPVCTYNLTPIEQLQARVDYKEYFTDVVGVVSVISHVSSLRTRGRQAEVMKRTVTISNARDTGPTVDVVLWGERATTFPAEQIHRDSRSSPQIIVFVGTLVRSYADNVSLSGGSSCKWYINAPLPEVNALRASAETNHNPVIWDQGKAAAESTVIAVPEYKKLKDIKYLHPFENKKKEWLVVIKILKIDRSWWYNACKKCLRTTKPHGDTYKCTNNSCDSIGSPTPRYKISLTAEDDTDTAEFIFFGRMAQRLIKKNVDTLISTNPPGFIPREITDLLEKSFEWNVSFTESTIIYGSVSFQVNAINAEMDGGNMLPTTPSSQPSSTILSQVGHGSGVAQNRGAAFIREPSLTPESHKVSSSAKCNIQTTPHQGDNLLQGTEIITSPPNVQAPSGAAYSVLDGSTNKAHKSVVGKRSRTSPSKKVAKKLFRDEDTGDDDVAGSADVDAE is encoded by the exons ATGGGGGACATACTCATACCTAGCCTTATGGTTGGAGACTGCTCTCATAGCTTGTGTGTGCGTGCCTCTAGGCTTTGGGAATTCCTTGATCCTCAGGATGACAGTAGGCTCCTGCATACTGATCTTGTTTTGCTTGATGAAGAG GGAAACAGCATACATGCCCAGATCTATCCTCCGTTATGCCAACAGTTCAGTGCGCTGCTTGATGAGGGAGCGGTATACAACCTGAAGTATTTCTTAGTCAGGAAAGCTAACAGGTTCTACAAACCGGTTGAAAACTGCAACATGATCAGCTTTACAAAGTGGACTACGGTTGAAGTTGTCCTCCAGATCCCCCCTGCTTTTCCGGTTTGCACATATAACCTCACTCCCATAGAACAACTCCAAGCGCGTGTGGACTACAAGGAATATTTCACAG ATGTGGTCGGTGTTGTCAGTGTGATCTCCCATGTTTCATCGCTGCGCACAAGGGGACGACAGGCTGAGGTTATGAAGAGAACAGTCACTATAAGCAATGCAAG GGATACTGGGCCAACCGTTGATGTTGTCCTTTGGGGCGAGCGGGCCACAACTTTCCCAGCTGAACAGATCCACAGGGACAGTCGATCCTCACCGCAGATCATAGTATTTGTTGGCACTCTCGTGAGGAGTTACGCTG ATAATGTGTCATTATCGGGTGGATCATCATGCAAGTGGTACATAAACGCACCGCTACCGGAAGTAAACGCTCTCAGAGCTAG TGCTGAAACCAACCACAACCCTGTCATTTGGGATCAGGGGAAAGCAGCTGCTGAGAGTACAGTCATTGCAGTTCCTGAATATAAGAAACTCAAGGATATTAAATACCTCCATCCTTTTGAAAATAAG AAGAAGGAATGGCTTGTCGTCATAAAGATTCTCAAGATTGATAGATCATGGTGGTACAACGCATGCAAAAAATGCCTTAGGACAACCAAACCACACGGTGACACATACAAGTGCACCAATAATTCCTGTGACAGCATAGGATCGCCTACCCCAAG GTACAAGATATCCCTCACCGCTGAAGATGACACTGACACTGCCGAGTTTATCTTCTTTGGACGAATGGCGCAGCGCCTCATTAAAAAAAATGTGGACACCCTCATCTCGACTAATCCACCCGgtttcattccaagagaaattacaGATCTACTGGAAAAGTCTTTCGAGTGGAATGTTAGCTTCACCGAAAGCACAATTATTTATGGCAGTGTTTCCTTCCAAGTGAATGCTATAAACGCAGAAATGGATGGTGGCAACATGCTTCCAACTACACCGTCCTCACAGCCGTCGTCGACCATACTTTCTCAAG TAGGACACGGATCAGGTGTCGCACAAAACAGAGGGGCTGCCTTCATCCGCGAGCCGTCACTAACACCAGAGAGTCACAAAGTTTCATCTAGCGCCAAG TGTAACATACAGACAACCCCACATCAGGGAGACAATCTGCTGCAAGGAACAGAGATTATCACTTCTCCGCCTAACGTGCAGGCACCATCAGGAGCTGCTTACAGCGTGCTAGATGGGTCTACAAACAAGGCTCACAAAAGTGTTGTCGGAAAAAG GTCTCGAACATCACCGTCCAAGAAGGTTGCCAAGAAACTTTTTAGAGATGAAGACACAGGAGATGACGATGTTGCTGGTTCCGCAGACGTTGATGCTGAGTAA
- the LOC103626324 gene encoding replication protein A 70 kDa DNA-binding subunit B isoform X3: MTVGSCILILFCLMKSIHAQIYPPLCQQFSALLDEGAVYNLKYFLVRKANRFYKPVENCNMISFTKWTTVEVVLQIPPAFPVCTYNLTPIEQLQARVDYKEYFTDVVGVVSVISHVSSLRTRGRQAEVMKRTVTISNARDTGPTVDVVLWGERATTFPAEQIHRDSRSSPQIIVFVGTLVRSYADNVSLSGGSSCKWYINAPLPEVNALRASAETNHNPVIWDQGKAAAESTVIAVPEYKKLKDIKYLHPFENKKKEWLVVIKILKIDRSWWYNACKKCLRTTKPHGDTYKCTNNSCDSIGSPTPRYKISLTAEDDTDTAEFIFFGRMAQRLIKKNVDTLISTNPPGFIPREITDLLEKSFEWNVSFTESTIIYGSVSFQVNAINAEMDGGNMLPTTPSSQPSSTILSQVGHGSGVAQNRGAAFIREPSLTPESHKVSSSAKCNIQTTPHQGDNLLQGTEIITSPPNVQAPSGAAYSVLDGSTNKAHKSVVGKRSRTSPSKKVAKKLFRDEDTGDDDVAGSADVDAE, encoded by the exons ATGACAGTAGGCTCCTGCATACTGATCTTGTTTTGCTTGATGAAGAG CATACATGCCCAGATCTATCCTCCGTTATGCCAACAGTTCAGTGCGCTGCTTGATGAGGGAGCGGTATACAACCTGAAGTATTTCTTAGTCAGGAAAGCTAACAGGTTCTACAAACCGGTTGAAAACTGCAACATGATCAGCTTTACAAAGTGGACTACGGTTGAAGTTGTCCTCCAGATCCCCCCTGCTTTTCCGGTTTGCACATATAACCTCACTCCCATAGAACAACTCCAAGCGCGTGTGGACTACAAGGAATATTTCACAG ATGTGGTCGGTGTTGTCAGTGTGATCTCCCATGTTTCATCGCTGCGCACAAGGGGACGACAGGCTGAGGTTATGAAGAGAACAGTCACTATAAGCAATGCAAG GGATACTGGGCCAACCGTTGATGTTGTCCTTTGGGGCGAGCGGGCCACAACTTTCCCAGCTGAACAGATCCACAGGGACAGTCGATCCTCACCGCAGATCATAGTATTTGTTGGCACTCTCGTGAGGAGTTACGCTG ATAATGTGTCATTATCGGGTGGATCATCATGCAAGTGGTACATAAACGCACCGCTACCGGAAGTAAACGCTCTCAGAGCTAG TGCTGAAACCAACCACAACCCTGTCATTTGGGATCAGGGGAAAGCAGCTGCTGAGAGTACAGTCATTGCAGTTCCTGAATATAAGAAACTCAAGGATATTAAATACCTCCATCCTTTTGAAAATAAG AAGAAGGAATGGCTTGTCGTCATAAAGATTCTCAAGATTGATAGATCATGGTGGTACAACGCATGCAAAAAATGCCTTAGGACAACCAAACCACACGGTGACACATACAAGTGCACCAATAATTCCTGTGACAGCATAGGATCGCCTACCCCAAG GTACAAGATATCCCTCACCGCTGAAGATGACACTGACACTGCCGAGTTTATCTTCTTTGGACGAATGGCGCAGCGCCTCATTAAAAAAAATGTGGACACCCTCATCTCGACTAATCCACCCGgtttcattccaagagaaattacaGATCTACTGGAAAAGTCTTTCGAGTGGAATGTTAGCTTCACCGAAAGCACAATTATTTATGGCAGTGTTTCCTTCCAAGTGAATGCTATAAACGCAGAAATGGATGGTGGCAACATGCTTCCAACTACACCGTCCTCACAGCCGTCGTCGACCATACTTTCTCAAG TAGGACACGGATCAGGTGTCGCACAAAACAGAGGGGCTGCCTTCATCCGCGAGCCGTCACTAACACCAGAGAGTCACAAAGTTTCATCTAGCGCCAAG TGTAACATACAGACAACCCCACATCAGGGAGACAATCTGCTGCAAGGAACAGAGATTATCACTTCTCCGCCTAACGTGCAGGCACCATCAGGAGCTGCTTACAGCGTGCTAGATGGGTCTACAAACAAGGCTCACAAAAGTGTTGTCGGAAAAAG GTCTCGAACATCACCGTCCAAGAAGGTTGCCAAGAAACTTTTTAGAGATGAAGACACAGGAGATGACGATGTTGCTGGTTCCGCAGACGTTGATGCTGAGTAA
- the LOC103626324 gene encoding replication protein A 70 kDa DNA-binding subunit B isoform X2: MGDILIPSLMVGDCSHSLCVRASRLWEFLDPQDDSRLLHTDLVLLDEEGNSIHAQIYPPLCQQFSALLDEGAVYNLKYFLVRKANRFYKPVENCNMISFTKWTTVEVVLQIPPAFPVCTYNLTPIEQLQARVDYKEYFTDVVGVVSVISHVSSLRTRGRQAEVMKRTVTISNARDTGPTVDVVLWGERATTFPAEQIHRDSRSSPQIIVFVGTLVRSYADNVSLSGGSSCKWYINAPLPEVNALRASAETNHNPVIWDQGKAAAESTVIAVPEYKKLKDIKYLHPFENKKKEWLVVIKILKIDRSWWYNACKKCLRTTKPHGDTYKCTNNSCDSIGSPTPRYKISLTAEDDTDTAEFIFFGRMAQRLIKKNVDTLISTNPPGFIPREITDLLEKSFEWNVSFTESTIIYGSVSFQVNAINAEMDGGNMLPTTPSSQPSSTILSQGHGSGVAQNRGAAFIREPSLTPESHKVSSSAKCNIQTTPHQGDNLLQGTEIITSPPNVQAPSGAAYSVLDGSTNKAHKSVVGKRSRTSPSKKVAKKLFRDEDTGDDDVAGSADVDAE, from the exons ATGGGGGACATACTCATACCTAGCCTTATGGTTGGAGACTGCTCTCATAGCTTGTGTGTGCGTGCCTCTAGGCTTTGGGAATTCCTTGATCCTCAGGATGACAGTAGGCTCCTGCATACTGATCTTGTTTTGCTTGATGAAGAG GGAAACAGCATACATGCCCAGATCTATCCTCCGTTATGCCAACAGTTCAGTGCGCTGCTTGATGAGGGAGCGGTATACAACCTGAAGTATTTCTTAGTCAGGAAAGCTAACAGGTTCTACAAACCGGTTGAAAACTGCAACATGATCAGCTTTACAAAGTGGACTACGGTTGAAGTTGTCCTCCAGATCCCCCCTGCTTTTCCGGTTTGCACATATAACCTCACTCCCATAGAACAACTCCAAGCGCGTGTGGACTACAAGGAATATTTCACAG ATGTGGTCGGTGTTGTCAGTGTGATCTCCCATGTTTCATCGCTGCGCACAAGGGGACGACAGGCTGAGGTTATGAAGAGAACAGTCACTATAAGCAATGCAAG GGATACTGGGCCAACCGTTGATGTTGTCCTTTGGGGCGAGCGGGCCACAACTTTCCCAGCTGAACAGATCCACAGGGACAGTCGATCCTCACCGCAGATCATAGTATTTGTTGGCACTCTCGTGAGGAGTTACGCTG ATAATGTGTCATTATCGGGTGGATCATCATGCAAGTGGTACATAAACGCACCGCTACCGGAAGTAAACGCTCTCAGAGCTAG TGCTGAAACCAACCACAACCCTGTCATTTGGGATCAGGGGAAAGCAGCTGCTGAGAGTACAGTCATTGCAGTTCCTGAATATAAGAAACTCAAGGATATTAAATACCTCCATCCTTTTGAAAATAAG AAGAAGGAATGGCTTGTCGTCATAAAGATTCTCAAGATTGATAGATCATGGTGGTACAACGCATGCAAAAAATGCCTTAGGACAACCAAACCACACGGTGACACATACAAGTGCACCAATAATTCCTGTGACAGCATAGGATCGCCTACCCCAAG GTACAAGATATCCCTCACCGCTGAAGATGACACTGACACTGCCGAGTTTATCTTCTTTGGACGAATGGCGCAGCGCCTCATTAAAAAAAATGTGGACACCCTCATCTCGACTAATCCACCCGgtttcattccaagagaaattacaGATCTACTGGAAAAGTCTTTCGAGTGGAATGTTAGCTTCACCGAAAGCACAATTATTTATGGCAGTGTTTCCTTCCAAGTGAATGCTATAAACGCAGAAATGGATGGTGGCAACATGCTTCCAACTACACCGTCCTCACAGCCGTCGTCGACCATACTTTCTCAAG GACACGGATCAGGTGTCGCACAAAACAGAGGGGCTGCCTTCATCCGCGAGCCGTCACTAACACCAGAGAGTCACAAAGTTTCATCTAGCGCCAAG TGTAACATACAGACAACCCCACATCAGGGAGACAATCTGCTGCAAGGAACAGAGATTATCACTTCTCCGCCTAACGTGCAGGCACCATCAGGAGCTGCTTACAGCGTGCTAGATGGGTCTACAAACAAGGCTCACAAAAGTGTTGTCGGAAAAAG GTCTCGAACATCACCGTCCAAGAAGGTTGCCAAGAAACTTTTTAGAGATGAAGACACAGGAGATGACGATGTTGCTGGTTCCGCAGACGTTGATGCTGAGTAA